The following are from one region of the Salvelinus alpinus chromosome 16, SLU_Salpinus.1, whole genome shotgun sequence genome:
- the LOC139540830 gene encoding regulator of nonsense transcripts 1-like isoform X1 — translation MSVEAYGPSSQTLTFLDTEEAVLLGADTQGSEYEFTDFTLPSQTQTQGHTQSQLDNQVNGPNEGLHNGGVDDVAKASQLLSELNFEEDEEDTYYTKDLPLHACSYCGIHDPACVVYCNTSKKWFCNGRGNTSGSHIVNHLVRAKCKEVTLHKDGPLGETVLECYNCGCRNVFLLGFIPAKADSVVVLLCRQPCASQSSLKDINWDSSQWQPLIQDRCFLSWLVKIPSEQEQLRARQITAQQINKLEELWKDNPTATLEDLEKPGVDEEPQHVLLRYEDAYQYQNIFGPLVKLEADYDKKLKESQTQDNITVRWDLGLNKKRIAYFSLPKTDSGDMRLMQGDEICLRYKGDLAPLWKGIGHVIKVPDTPFVKDYGDEIAIELRSSVGAPVEITHNYQVDFVWKSTSFDRMQSALKTFAVDETSVSGYIYHKLLGHEVEDVIIKCQLPKRFTAQGLPDLNHSQVYAVKTVLQRPLSLIQGPPGTGKTVTSATIVYQLARQGNGPVLVCAPSNIAVDQLTEKIHMSGLKVVRLCAKSREAIDSPVSFLALHNQIRNMDSMPELQKLQQLKDETGELSSADEKRYRALKRTAERELLTNADVICCTCVGAGDPRLAKMQFRSILIDESTQATEPECMVPVVLGAKQLILVGDHCQLGPVVMCKKAAKAGLSQSLFERLVVLGIRPIRLQVQYRMHPALSSFPSNIFYEGSLQNGVTAADRIKKGFDFQWPQPDKPMFFYVTQGQEEIASSGTSYLNRTEAANVEKITTRLLKAGAKPDQIGIITPYEGQRSYLVQYMQFSGSLHTKLYQEVEIASVDAFQGREKDFIILSCVRANEHQGIGFLNDPRRLNVALTRAKYGVIIVGNPKALSKQPLWNHLLNYYKEQKVLVEGPLNNLRESLMQFSRPRKLINAINPGARFMSTAMYDAREALIPGSAYDRSSAGRPSNMYFQTHDQIGMIGAGPAHLAAMNMPIPFNLVVPPMPPPGYLAQANGPAAGRGGALKGKAGRGGRQRTRGMGNHGSSGQANGHNSQASQDVSSQPFSQGPLTQGYITMSQPSQMSQPGLSQPELSQDSYLGDEFKSQIDVALSQDSTYQGERAYQHGGVTGLSQY, via the exons ATGAGTGTGGAAGCGTACGGGCCGAGTTCTCAAACGCTCACCTTCCTGGACACCGAAGAAGCGGTGCTACTTGGAGCAGATACCCAGGGCTCGGAGTACGAGTTTACCGATTTTACCCTACCTAGCCAGACACAAACTCAAGGCCACACCCAGAGTCAGCTGGACAATCAG GTGAATGGTCCTAATGAAGGGCTTCACAATGGAGGGGTTGATGATGTTGCCAAGGCGAGCCAACTCCTCTCTGAGTTGAACtttgaggaggatgaagaggacacCTATTACACTAAAGACCTCCCACTGCATGCCTGCAG TTACTGTGGCATCCATGATCCTGCGTGTGTGGTGTACTGCAACACAAGCAAGAAGTGGTTCTGCAATGGACGTGGCAATACATCTGGCAG CCACATCGTAAACCACTTGGTGAGAGCCAAATGCAAAGAGGTGACTCTGCACAAAGACGGGCCGCTGGGCGAGACGGTGTTGGAGTGCTACAACTGTGGCTGTCGCAACGTCTTCCTCCTGGGCTTCATACCCGCCAAGGCCGACTCTGTGGTGGTGCTGCTGTGCAG GCAGCCATGTGCCAGTCAGAGCAGCCTGAAAGACATAAACTGGGACAGTTCCCAGTGGCAGCCGCTGATCCAGGACCGCTGCTTCCTGTCCTGGCTGGTGAAGATCCCCTCGGAGCAGGAGCAGCTCCGGGCCCGTCAGATTACCGCCCAACAGATCAACAAGCTAGAGGAGCTCTGGAAG GACAATCCAACAGCCACTCTGGAGGATCTGGAGAAGCCCGGTGTAGACGAGGAGCCTCAGCACGTGCTGCTGCGCTACGAGGATGCCTACCAGTACCAGAACATCTTCGGCCCCCTGGTCAAACTGGAGGCCGACTACGACAAAAAGCTTAAAGAGTCCCAG ACCCAAGATAATATAACGGTCAGGTGGGACCTGGGGCTGAATAAAAAGCGGATTGCCTATTTCTCCTTGCCCAAGACGGATTCAGGTG ACATGCGGCTGATGCAGGGAGATGAGATTTGTCTGCGCTACAAAGGAGACCTGGCCCCACTTTGGAAGGGCATCGGCCATGTCATCAAAGTCCCAGACA CACCCTTTGTGAAAGACTATGGAGATGAGATTGCTATAGAATTGCGCAGCAGTGTCGGAGCACCTGTGGAAATAACCCACAACTACCAGGTCGATTTCGTGTGGAAGTCCACTTCCTTTGACAG AATGCAGAGTGCCCTGAAGACCTTTGCTGTGGACGAGACGTCTGTGTCAGGCTACATCTACCACAAGCTGCTGGGCCACGAGGTGGAGGATGTCATCATCAAGTGTCAGCTGCCCAAACGCTTCACTGCCCAGGGCCTGCCCGATCTCAACCACTCTCAG GTTTATGCTGTGAAGACTGTGCTGCAAAGACCCCTCAGTCTTATCCAAGGCCCCCCTGGCACTGGGAAAACTGTCACCTCTGCCACCATAGTGTACCAGCTCGCCAGGCAGGGCAATGG ACCCGTGCTGGTGTGTGCTCCCAGTAACATCGCGGTGGACCAGCTGACTGAGAAGATCCACATGTCAGGTCTGAAGGTGGTCCGGCTGTGTGCTAAGAGCAGAGAGGCCATCGACTCCCCCGTCTCATTCCTGGCGCTGCACAACCAGATCCGCAACATGGACAG TATGCCAGAGCTGCAGAAGCTGCAGCAGCTGAAGGATGAGACCGGGGAGCTGTCGTCTGCTGACGAGAAGCGTTACCGGGCCCTGAAGCGCACCGCTGAGCGAGAGCTGCTCACG AATGCGGATGTGATCTGCTGTACCTGTGTGGGGGCAGGAGATCCACGCCTGGCCAAGATGCAGTTCCGCTCAATCCTGATTGATGAAAGCACCCAGGCCACCGAGCCAGAGTGCATGGTGCCTGTGGTCCTGGGTGCCAAGCAG CTCATTCTGGTGGGAGACCACTGCCAGCTGGGCCCAGTAGTGATGTGTAAGAAGGCAGCCAAAGCAGGCCTGTCCCAGTCTTTGTTTGAGCGTCTGGTGGTGCTGGGCATCAGGCCCATTCGTCTGCAGGTGCAGTACCGTATGCACCCGGCCCTCAGCTCTTTCCCCTCCAACATCTTCTACGAGGGCTCCCTGCAGAACGGAGTCACCGCTG CTGACCGCATCAAGAAAGGCTTTGACTTCCAGTGGCCGCAGCCAGACAAGCCCATGTTCTTCTATGTAACTCAAGGCCAGGAGGAAATAGCCAGCTCTGGAACGTCCTACCTGAACAG aaCTGAGGCGGCCAACGTGGAGAAGATCACAACTAGGCTGCTGAAGGCTGGGGCCAAGCCTGACCAGATAGGCATCATCACCCCCTACGAGGGCCAGAGGTCCTACCTGGTGCAGTACATGCAGTTCAGTGGTTCCCTCCATACAAAACTCTACCAG GAGGTTGAGATCGCCAGCGTGGATGCGTTCCAGGGCAGGGAGAAGGACTTTATCATCCTGTCGTGCGTACGAGCCAACGAGCACCAGGGCATCGGCTTCCTCAATGACCCGCGCCGTCTCAACGTGGCCCTCACCAGAGCCAA GTATGGGGTGATCATTGTGGGCAACCCAAAGGCCCTGTCCAAGCAGCCTCTGTGGAACCACTTACTCAACTACTACAAGGAGCAGAAGGTTCTGGTGGAGGGACCCCTCAACAACCTGAGAGAGAGCCTGATGCAGTTCAGCAGGCCCCGCAAGCTGATCAATGCCATCAACCCT GGAGCCCGGTTCATGAGCACTGCCATGTATGATGCCCGTGAGGCCCTCATCCCTGGGTCTGCCTACGATCGCAGCAGCGCAG GGCGTCCATCCAACATGTATTTCCAAACCCACGATCAGATCGGCATGATTGGGGCTGGGCCAGCCCACCTGGCGGCCATGAACATGCCTATTCCCTTCAACTTGGTGGTGCCACCCATGCCTCCGCCAGGCTACCTGGCCCAGGCCAACGGCCCTGCTGCAG GTCGTGGTGGGGCGCTGAAGGGCAAAGCGGGGCGTGGCGGGCGCCAGAGGACCCGCGGCATGGGGAACCACGGTAGCAGCGGGCAGGCCAACGGGCACAACAGCCAGGCCAGCCAGGACGTGTCTTCCCAGCCCTTCTCCCAGGGGCCACTCACCCAGGGCTACATCACCATGAGTCAGCCCTCCCAGATGAGCCAGCCTGGCCTCTCCCAGCCTGAACTTTCCCAG